One segment of Rattus norvegicus strain BN/NHsdMcwi chromosome 16, GRCr8, whole genome shotgun sequence DNA contains the following:
- the Defa24 gene encoding defensin 5 precursor, producing the protein MKTLVLLSALVLLALQVQAEPTPKTDEGTKTDEQPGKEDQVVSVSIEGQGDPAFQDAVLRDLKCFCRAKSCNWGEGIMGICNKRYGSLILCCR; encoded by the exons ATGAAGACACTTGTCCTCCTTTCTGCCCTTGTCCTGCTGGCCCTACAGGTCCAAGCTGAACCTACCCCAAAAACAGATGAAGGGACTAAAACTGATGAGCAGCCAGGGAAAGAGGACCAGGTTGTTTCTGTCTCCATTGAAGGCCAAGGAGACCCTGCTTTTCAAGATGCAG TCTTAAGAGATCTGAAATGCTTCTGTCGAGCAAAATCCTGCAATTGGGGAGAAGGCATTATGGGGATCTGCAACAAGAGATACGGAAGCCTCATACTCTGTTGCCGCTGA